Below is a genomic region from Micropterus dolomieu isolate WLL.071019.BEF.003 ecotype Adirondacks linkage group LG08, ASM2129224v1, whole genome shotgun sequence.
TCTTGCCTTTTCAAGTGCGTTTGAGTCATTAACGTTTTGACAGGATTGttgaaatgtaataaattatatGGTTAGTCGTTGTTGATGCATCNNNNNNNNNNNNNNNNNNNNNNNNNNNNNNNNNNNNNNNNNNNNNNNNNNNNNNNNNNNNNNNNNNNNNNNNNNNNNNNNNNNNNNNNNNNNNNNNNNNNgagaacacaaataaatgcagttgGGGTAGCGTTAACTGCAGGAGAGAGGTACCCAGGTTTCCGATGCTTTCTGTTTATGTACCACCTGCTACGTAACGTTAGCTCTTGTGTTGTTTGTGCACATGATCGTATTATTACACTTTGCCAAACACAGCTGTGGCTGGATCGTATTTGCAAACAACACGCGGCTAACTAGCCGTGTACCTGGCTAACCTAGCTTGTTGTGTAATCAGCTGAAAGATGCGCCGTTATGGAGTCATTGCAAGCACACAGTCGTAACTCAATTGTTGTGTAAAACTTGCACGTTTTCATTATGTTAGCGCTTTCCGTCGCTTCTGTGAATACTGCATCGGATTTGGAAAGTGGCCGCGCTTTTGTCCCTGCTCATACACACTCAGCTAGAATTAGGTTAACCCTTTCGTATTACCATCTGTCTGTGTTGACATTGGAGCACAGTTTGTAAATACTTTAAAGATAAAACTGATGTCAGCACAGCGCTTTtgctcctttttatttttacttaaaaaatgaAGTCGCTTTCTTCTTGCCTTTTCAAGTGCGTTTGAGTCATTAACGTTTTGACAGGATTGttgaaatgtaataaattatatGGTTAGTCGTTGTTGATGCATCCATGTCACGTACCTAAgcataaatgtaattaaaaacaacccCAAGTGAATCCTGCCTTTTCTCAAATCTACCAACAGAAGAAGACACTGTCAGCAGCAATGAACAACTCCCTGGATGGCACAGGCTCTTACGAGGAGCTTGTGAGGCAAAAAGCTCGGAGCATCCCTCAGCATCGCATGAAGGAGTTCCTGGAGTCCTTGGCAAGCAAGGGTCCAGATGCCCTGCAGGAATTCAGTCAGCAAAGTGGAgataccaccaccaccacaaccactATGGTCTACCAACAAGAGGCGAACTGCATCtacacagacagcacagaggTGGCAGGGTCATTGTTGGAATTGGCTTGTCCGGTAAATGGTCTAAAATGGTGACTAAATGGTCACAAAACATTCTGTTAAAGAGCCCTGTCCTTGAAATGAAGCTCTTTTGACAGACACTGTCTTCTGATGCAGGTTCAGGTGCAGGTCCAGCCGCAACAGATACAGGAGTCCACATCTCAGCAGCAGTCTGTACAACAGAATACAGAGCAACAGATAGTGCAGGTTTGtaccttttgtttatttttttattagacctttgtgttgtgtttatccCCTAACCCTGTTCCATTCAATCATTGGTCAGGTCTAAATTTGGCCTATTGTTTCTAATTTCAGGTGCAAATCCAGGGCCAGCAGCAAGGCCAGATGCTGGGTCAGGTCCTCCAAGTGCCCTCTGGCTCCCATCAACAGCTTCAAGGTGTGACTACTGCACAGCTGATTCAGCCTGGGGACCTCACAGAGGAGCAGCACCAGCAGGTACATTTAAGCACACCATCATCTAGAGTTTGAATGTTAGGGATACACTGTTCGGCCACTAAAATTAATCGGCCGGAAATAGCAAAAAtggcactttcggtgttcggcctaataactCAAAAGACTGATTAAATTACATTGACATGTCGGCAATGTGGAAGTATTTTAAAGTATCcaagaaagatgcaaaaattaCCGTTTGctgacactgttctgctgaattgtctcctagcacatccactccatctgagGCTAAcgtcttagaaaaggcaacaaacggtctgacccgctttgagtggttctgtcactcgtttctgagaaggcgattaagctagcacctaaatttggagtgaaCACATACTCAAGCCATTATGATAACTGTAtcggaccagagcgagctgacaggcaggttagcgacgtAATCCTgttagtttctctctttacaaagacttGTTTttcagtatgagagtcctacctgaagagaggctgtgaagtcttcgtATTATGCGACACGAGAACCACACAACATTTATCatattgggtcggacttgatgaatttagtgcGAGGATGCACATGTGACGTCCAGTTTTctaaataaggtgtctatacagtatggaaataagattaattggattatattcacagaaagtctaaaacatattacattatgtgtacattaaaagaaaatgtacacatgtaatttacttaaaaaaaaggcaaaataaatggaaaaggTGTGAATGTAGTCTCTCCAAAtcttgtgggaaacactgagtaaaaagcacatttcgACTATTTAATCAAtgcaatggttaaaaaaaaggcaaaataaatggaaaaggtgtgaatgtacttgttcagtgtttggcaaattttttgattatatttggTTTCGGCTttagccaagaattttcattttggtgtaTCCCTATTGAATTTATCGTCCCTCACCCATGTGTTTTAGCTGCAAGCCCAGTTGGTGGCAGCCGTTGCAGGAGGACAACAGATCCAAATTCAGACAGTGGGGGCCCTCTCTCccacccagcagcaggacaatgTTGAGAGGAGGGTACTGGGAACCACCGTTGCTACATCACAGGGAGCAGGTGTCCTCCAGCCAGCCAAGAAGCGTAAGGTTGACATGCCCATCACTGTGTCCTATGCCCTGCCTGGTCAGCAAGTAGCCACAGTCCTGGCCATCCCTCAGGGACAGGGCCAGCAGCAAAGTTACGTGTCACTGCGGCCAGACCTCCTAACCGTGGACAGCTCCCACCTTTACAGTGCTACAGGCACGATCACCAGTCCCACAGGGGAGACTTGGACAATCCCTGTCTATTCTGCTCCTGCTGGTTCCGGAGGCCGTGAGCAGGTCACGCACATTGCCATCCCCCAGGAGGCTTATGGAACAGTGCAGGTCGCGGGAGCAAACACTACAACAATGACCACAATGCCAACGCAAGTTACTGTTGAGAACGACAAGCTGAAAATCCCTGCCAGTCAAAGTCAGACAGCGCAGGCCGTTTCCAGCATAACAAGCTCTGGAGGAATGGGAGGCCAAGAAGAAGTGGTGCACACACTCGCTGCAAACACACTGTTCCCAGCCCAGCTGATGAATGGAAATATCCACATCCCTGTGGCAGTACAGGGCTACTCCAATGCTACACAGTCCCTTATCTGGGATCCACAACAACAAGTGCTGCACACACAGGGTCTGTCAGGGCAGGACGCACAGCAGCTGCAGGTAAAAATGAATACATTCACAGTTGTTGAGCTATGTTAGTCTTTTATCATGGTTAGATATAAATATAGACCCGTATCTCTTGACAACAGTGttggtgtgtgtctgcacaGGGTCAGACAGTGGTAGCAGAGGTAGATGGCCAAGGACAGCAGCAGGTGCAGGtgcaggagctgctgctgcctgcCACTCTGAAGCCAGAGGAAGGTCTGGA
It encodes:
- the LOC123975427 gene encoding transcriptional regulator QRICH1-like; amino-acid sequence: MNNSLDGTGSYEELVRQKARSIPQHRMKEFLESLASKGPDALQEFSQQSGDTTTTTTTMVYQQEANCIYTDSTEVAGSLLELACPVQVQVQPQQIQESTSQQQSVQQNTEQQIVQVQIQGQQQGQMLGQVLQVPSGSHQQLQGVTTAQLIQPGDLTEEQHQQLQAQLVAAVAGGQQIQIQTVGALSPTQQQDNVERRVLGTTVATSQGAGVLQPAKKRKVDMPITVSYALPGQQVATVLAIPQGQGQQQSYVSLRPDLLTVDSSHLYSATGTITSPTGETWTIPVYSAPAGSGGREQVTHIAIPQEAYGTVQVAGANTTTMTTMPTQVTVENDKLKIPASQSQTAQAVSSITSSGGMGGQEEVVHTLAANTLFPAQLMNGNIHIPVAVQGYSNATQSLIWDPQQQVLHTQGLSGQDAQQLQGQTVVAEVDGQGQQQVQVQELLLPATLKPEEGLDVWRLWAQRKNAELDKSDKNKLAPIGRRQALRFQEDLVSCAVAELCIGLSLMTTEARGLEGETYESDVLYYVFLCIQKYLFDNGRVDDVFSDQYYTRFAHSLHQILEPWSPSIHPLGYIIPSHVTEEMLWECKQLGAHSPSTLLTTLMFFNTKYFHLKTVDQHLKVAFSKVLRHTRKSPNNPKDKSTSIRYLKSTERFIGQKVTDDMYSEQLEDPENPLRCPIKLYDFYLFKCPQSAKGRNDTFYLTPEPVVAPNSPIWYSTQPIPKEQLEQMLARILVVREIQEVLNMSESVH